In Gulosibacter molinativorax, a single window of DNA contains:
- a CDS encoding helix-turn-helix domain-containing protein: MAGTIHIGEVAERTSLSLRTLRHYDEIGLVSPSDRTSGGFRLYTDADVERLLLIRQMKPLGFSLDQMGEVLAAADALADDPSDSAARAALDTFVTDAEERREKLAKQLDAADELIARLRDV, translated from the coding sequence ATGGCAGGAACGATCCATATCGGCGAGGTCGCTGAGCGCACCAGCCTGTCGCTGCGCACCCTCCGCCACTACGACGAGATCGGGCTCGTCTCCCCGAGCGACCGCACCAGTGGCGGGTTCCGCCTCTACACCGACGCCGACGTCGAGCGGCTCCTCCTGATCCGCCAGATGAAGCCGCTCGGGTTCTCCCTCGACCAGATGGGCGAAGTCCTCGCCGCTGCTGACGCACTGGCGGATGATCCGTCAGACAGCGCCGCGCGCGCAGCGCTGGATACGTTCGTGACCGACGCAGAGGAGCGTCGCGAGAAACTCGCGAAACAACTGGACGCCGCCGACGAACTCATCGCGCGCCTCCGCGACGTATAA
- the chrA gene encoding chromate efflux transporter, whose translation MTSETRRAPVRGSAWEVFRVFLRLGVTSFGGPIAHLGYFRTEIVERRRWMDDRAYADLVALCQFLPGPASSQVGFGIGLHRAGYRGALAAFIAFTLPSAALMLAFASGAALFTGTIGEGILAGLKIVAVAIVAQAVLGMAKTLTPDRQRAAIAAVAALAALLLAGSLGQIMAIVLGGIAGYFVCRAPAANTATAVRFPVTRAAGIAALTLFVAILAGMPILAAVTGNDSVALFDAFARAGALVFGGGHVVLPLLQSGVVDPGWVTNADFLAGYGAAQAVPGPLFTLAAFLGGAADVGPGGAAGAGIALAGIFLPGFLLLIGVLPFWNRLQHHERVQAIMRGANAAVVGILAAALYTPVFTTAILTPHAFALALVCFVLLVAWKLPPWIVVIIGAAGGILATTLT comes from the coding sequence ATGACAAGCGAGACGCGACGTGCGCCGGTGCGCGGGTCGGCGTGGGAAGTGTTCCGGGTGTTCCTGCGCCTCGGGGTGACCTCGTTCGGCGGGCCGATCGCGCACCTGGGCTACTTCCGCACCGAGATCGTGGAACGCCGACGCTGGATGGACGACCGCGCCTACGCCGACCTGGTCGCGCTGTGCCAGTTCCTTCCCGGCCCGGCCTCGAGCCAGGTCGGGTTCGGCATCGGCCTGCACCGCGCCGGATACCGGGGCGCGCTGGCCGCATTCATCGCCTTCACGCTCCCGTCCGCGGCCCTCATGCTCGCCTTCGCCTCCGGCGCCGCCCTGTTCACCGGCACCATCGGGGAAGGCATCCTCGCCGGGCTGAAGATCGTGGCGGTCGCGATCGTCGCGCAGGCCGTCCTCGGCATGGCGAAGACACTCACCCCGGACCGGCAGCGCGCCGCGATCGCAGCCGTCGCAGCCCTCGCCGCGCTGCTGCTGGCCGGATCGCTCGGCCAAATCATGGCGATCGTCCTCGGCGGGATCGCCGGATACTTCGTCTGCCGCGCACCCGCCGCGAACACGGCGACAGCGGTGCGGTTCCCGGTGACCCGGGCCGCGGGGATCGCCGCGCTCACCCTGTTCGTCGCAATCCTGGCCGGGATGCCGATCCTCGCCGCCGTCACCGGCAACGACAGCGTCGCCCTGTTCGATGCGTTCGCGCGGGCCGGAGCGCTCGTATTCGGCGGCGGGCACGTCGTGCTCCCGCTCCTGCAATCCGGCGTCGTCGATCCCGGCTGGGTCACGAACGCGGACTTCCTCGCCGGATACGGTGCAGCCCAGGCCGTGCCCGGCCCGCTGTTCACCCTCGCCGCTTTCCTCGGCGGCGCCGCCGACGTCGGCCCGGGCGGGGCGGCGGGGGCGGGCATCGCGCTGGCCGGGATCTTCCTGCCCGGCTTCCTCCTCCTCATCGGCGTGCTGCCGTTCTGGAACCGCCTGCAGCACCACGAGCGGGTGCAGGCCATCATGCGGGGCGCGAACGCGGCCGTCGTCGGCATCCTCGCCGCCGCCCTCTACACACCCGTGTTCACCACCGCGATCCTCACCCCGCACGCCTTCGCACTCGCGCTGGTCTGCTTCGTGCTGCTCGTCGCGTGGAAGCTCCCGCCCTGGATCGTCGTGATCATCGGAGCCGCAGGCGGCATCCTCGCCACCACCCTCACCTGA
- a CDS encoding SulP family inorganic anion transporter, whose amino-acid sequence MSAPARDKERYWPRPTVMDVFRSPKLLTKEVLAGMVVGLALIPEAIAFAIAAGVPAEVGLFSSIVMAISIAFLGGRPAMITAATAAIALVIRPVADEYGLDYLIATVILGGIFQIVLGLLGVGKLMRFIPRSVMVGFVNALAILIAVAQLEHFTGASWLMYPMIIVSILILWLFPKLTKAVPAPLVVVIVMTLAVWLLNLDVKTVGGLGELPGGPPMPFFPDVPLTFETLQIIAPYALGMAAVGLMESLMTAKLVDDITDTHSNKTREAMGQGGANILSGLFGGMGGCAMIGQTMINVRASGARTRVSTFAAGVFLLILVWFLGPIMNLIPIGALVAIMFMVAFLTFDWHSIAPSTLKRMPKSETIVMLVTVIPVLITHNLSVGVIIGVFVAAILFVRRVAHFTTVTRTFSANEDTAHYEVDGELFFASSNDLTTQFEYADDPKRVVIDMSKSHVWDASTVAALDGIEQKYREHDIEVEIIGLNEASGTFHARLSGNLPSH is encoded by the coding sequence ATGAGCGCGCCCGCACGCGACAAGGAACGCTACTGGCCTCGGCCGACCGTGATGGATGTGTTCCGTTCGCCGAAGCTGTTGACGAAGGAAGTCCTCGCGGGTATGGTGGTCGGCCTCGCGCTCATCCCGGAGGCCATCGCGTTCGCGATCGCCGCAGGCGTGCCGGCCGAGGTGGGCTTGTTCTCCTCGATCGTGATGGCAATCTCGATCGCGTTCCTCGGTGGGCGGCCCGCGATGATTACCGCGGCGACCGCAGCGATCGCGCTCGTCATCCGGCCGGTCGCCGACGAGTACGGCCTCGACTACCTCATCGCGACCGTGATCCTCGGCGGCATCTTCCAGATCGTTCTCGGCCTGCTCGGGGTCGGCAAGCTCATGCGGTTCATCCCGCGCAGCGTGATGGTCGGGTTCGTCAACGCCCTCGCGATCCTCATCGCTGTCGCCCAATTGGAGCATTTCACCGGCGCGTCCTGGCTGATGTACCCGATGATCATCGTCAGCATCCTGATCCTATGGCTCTTCCCGAAGCTCACGAAGGCTGTGCCCGCGCCTCTGGTGGTCGTGATCGTGATGACCCTCGCGGTGTGGCTGCTGAACCTCGATGTGAAGACCGTCGGCGGTCTCGGCGAACTGCCCGGCGGCCCGCCGATGCCGTTCTTCCCCGATGTACCGCTCACCTTCGAGACACTGCAAATCATTGCCCCGTATGCCCTCGGCATGGCCGCGGTGGGGCTCATGGAGTCACTGATGACCGCGAAGCTCGTGGACGACATCACCGACACGCACTCGAACAAGACCCGCGAGGCGATGGGGCAAGGCGGCGCGAACATCCTCTCTGGCCTCTTCGGTGGCATGGGTGGCTGCGCGATGATCGGGCAGACCATGATCAACGTGCGCGCCTCCGGCGCCCGCACCCGCGTCTCCACGTTCGCCGCCGGCGTGTTCCTCCTGATCCTGGTGTGGTTCCTCGGCCCAATAATGAACCTGATCCCCATCGGGGCGCTGGTGGCGATCATGTTCATGGTCGCGTTCCTCACCTTCGACTGGCACTCCATCGCACCCTCCACGCTGAAGCGGATGCCCAAGAGCGAGACGATCGTGATGCTCGTCACCGTCATCCCGGTGCTCATCACCCACAACCTCTCCGTCGGGGTCATCATCGGCGTGTTCGTCGCCGCGATCCTGTTCGTGCGCCGCGTCGCCCACTTCACCACCGTCACCCGCACCTTCAGCGCTAACGAAGACACGGCGCACTATGAGGTCGATGGCGAGCTGTTCTTCGCGTCCTCGAACGACCTGACCACCCAGTTCGAGTACGCCGACGACCCGAAGCGTGTCGTGATCGACATGTCGAAGTCGCACGTGTGGGACGCCTCGACCGTCGCAGCGCTCGATGGAATCGAGCAGAAGTACCGCGAACACGACATCGAGGTCGAGATCATCGGCTTGAACGAGGCGAGCGGAACCTTCCACGCACGATTGAGCGGGAACCTGCCCTCACACTGA
- a CDS encoding M23 family metallopeptidase yields MLKKLLATLAIAAVCFGPATALLSVAVLANPAVAACAPGSLIVGPIPDSLTATAKNSETVTLNRQQLTHAATIITVGSQTDGVGRPGVVIALMAALTESHLRMLANTGTYPESASYPNDGDASDHDSLGLFQMRPQAGWGTVAELMDPNYQARAFYGGPTGPNYPSPRGLLDIPGWQQLDPGEAAQAVEVSAYPDRYQNYQPVAEAILAALTKPAASNGGSGNGGEVVVPETTRVVFPLPEGMWVRTSPFGWRTDPITFEQAFHSGSDFAAADGTPIYAVADGIVTHAGYTGNWGGLIIVEHTVGGERIASYYAHMWEYGIHVTEDMTVTAGQHIGDVGSSGKSTGPHLHLEIRPGGTGQPAIDADQWLTDQGAEGITGGTTSRASCTLGGGGR; encoded by the coding sequence ATGCTCAAGAAACTCCTCGCCACCCTCGCCATCGCCGCGGTCTGCTTCGGCCCCGCGACCGCACTCCTGTCCGTTGCTGTTCTAGCGAATCCTGCGGTCGCCGCGTGCGCGCCGGGGTCGTTGATCGTGGGGCCGATCCCTGACTCGCTCACCGCAACGGCGAAGAACAGTGAGACGGTGACGCTGAATCGTCAGCAGCTCACCCACGCCGCGACGATCATCACTGTCGGTAGTCAAACCGATGGGGTGGGGCGTCCGGGTGTGGTGATTGCGTTGATGGCGGCGCTCACGGAGTCGCATCTGCGGATGCTCGCAAACACAGGCACCTACCCAGAATCGGCGAGCTACCCGAACGACGGCGACGCCTCAGACCACGACTCACTCGGCCTGTTTCAGATGCGCCCACAAGCCGGATGGGGCACCGTCGCTGAGCTCATGGACCCGAACTATCAAGCCCGTGCGTTCTACGGCGGACCCACCGGCCCCAACTACCCTTCACCGCGCGGCTTGTTGGACATTCCGGGGTGGCAGCAGCTCGACCCCGGCGAAGCAGCGCAGGCCGTCGAGGTGTCGGCGTACCCGGACAGGTATCAGAACTATCAGCCCGTCGCCGAAGCAATACTGGCCGCCCTCACCAAGCCCGCAGCATCAAACGGCGGCAGTGGCAACGGTGGTGAGGTTGTGGTGCCGGAGACGACCCGGGTGGTGTTCCCGTTGCCGGAGGGTATGTGGGTGCGGACGAGTCCGTTCGGCTGGCGCACCGACCCGATCACTTTCGAGCAGGCATTCCACTCCGGCAGCGACTTCGCCGCCGCAGACGGCACCCCGATCTACGCCGTCGCAGACGGGATCGTCACCCACGCCGGATACACCGGCAACTGGGGCGGGCTCATCATCGTCGAGCACACCGTCGGCGGGGAACGCATCGCGTCGTACTACGCACATATGTGGGAGTACGGCATCCACGTCACCGAAGACATGACCGTCACCGCCGGGCAACACATCGGCGATGTCGGCTCCTCCGGGAAATCCACCGGGCCCCACCTCCACCTTGAAATCCGCCCCGGCGGCACCGGGCAGCCCGCGATCGACGCCGACCAGTGGCTCACTGATCAGGGCGCGGAAGGCATCACCGGCGGCACCACCTCTCGCGCGTCGTGCACGCTGGGCGGGGGTGGGCGCTGA
- a CDS encoding ATP-binding protein, producing the protein MVEPAGERRRQRRARKHAAAKIETSARRAEQAAERERVAVERAERRNTTYLPATGEPGPAALRTPGRFRLPRHQDTSATLAGAYPFLAEGGLGADGVFIGQDLYSGGSFVYDPWTLYARGLITAPNIVLAGIVGSGKSSLAKSLYTRSIPFGRRVYVPGDPKGEHTAVAEAVGGRAIVLGHGLRNRLNPLDEGHRPGGVSDAEWAAQVASRRRELIGALAETVLDRVLSPLEHTAIDLALQDAVRSSEVPILPMVVDRILAPDPTTDTDGRLAEDGRLVGHALRRLVAGDLAGLFDGPSTVRFDPSLPMVSLDLSRVAENSTLISVLMTCSSAWMESALMDPNGGHRWVIYDEAWRLMAYPALLRRMDAQWRLARHYGIANMLIFHKLTDLDNVGDSGSAMRALANSLLANAETRIIYRQEPDQLGTTAAALGLTGTEQKLLPGLGTGQGLWRIKERSFVVQHQLHPAELAAFDTTARMKGETRKFTIPEG; encoded by the coding sequence TTGGTCGAACCGGCCGGGGAACGCCGCAGACAGCGGAGGGCGCGCAAGCACGCGGCCGCGAAGATCGAGACCAGCGCCCGTCGCGCCGAGCAAGCGGCGGAGCGTGAACGTGTCGCGGTGGAGCGTGCCGAACGCCGCAACACCACCTATCTACCCGCCACCGGCGAACCGGGGCCGGCGGCGTTGCGGACGCCAGGCAGGTTTCGGTTGCCGCGGCATCAGGACACGTCCGCGACGCTCGCGGGCGCGTACCCGTTCCTCGCCGAAGGCGGCCTCGGCGCCGACGGCGTGTTCATCGGGCAAGACCTCTACTCCGGCGGCTCCTTCGTCTACGACCCCTGGACCCTCTACGCCCGCGGCCTCATCACCGCCCCGAACATCGTTCTCGCCGGGATCGTCGGCTCCGGCAAGTCCTCACTCGCGAAGTCCCTCTACACGAGGTCGATCCCGTTCGGGCGCCGCGTGTACGTGCCCGGTGACCCGAAGGGTGAGCATACGGCGGTCGCCGAAGCCGTGGGTGGGCGGGCGATCGTTCTCGGGCACGGGCTCCGTAACCGTCTCAACCCGCTCGATGAAGGACACCGCCCCGGCGGTGTCTCGGATGCGGAATGGGCGGCGCAAGTCGCGTCCCGCCGCCGAGAACTGATCGGGGCTCTCGCGGAGACGGTGCTGGATCGGGTGCTCTCCCCGTTGGAGCACACAGCGATCGACCTCGCTCTCCAAGACGCTGTCCGCTCCTCGGAGGTGCCGATCCTCCCCATGGTCGTCGACCGCATCCTCGCCCCCGACCCGACAACCGATACGGATGGTCGCCTCGCGGAGGACGGCCGGCTCGTCGGTCACGCCCTCCGCCGCCTGGTCGCTGGCGATCTTGCAGGGTTGTTCGATGGGCCGTCGACGGTACGGTTCGACCCGTCACTGCCGATGGTCAGCCTGGACCTGTCGCGGGTGGCGGAGAACTCGACGTTGATCTCGGTGCTGATGACCTGCTCAAGTGCGTGGATGGAGTCGGCGCTGATGGACCCGAATGGTGGGCACCGGTGGGTGATCTATGACGAAGCCTGGCGACTCATGGCCTACCCGGCATTGCTCCGTCGGATGGATGCGCAGTGGCGGCTGGCAAGGCATTACGGGATCGCGAACATGCTGATCTTCCACAAGCTCACCGACCTCGACAACGTCGGCGACTCCGGCTCCGCCATGCGAGCCCTCGCCAACAGCCTGCTGGCGAATGCGGAGACACGGATCATCTACCGACAAGAACCCGACCAACTCGGAACCACCGCCGCAGCCCTCGGCCTCACCGGCACCGAACAGAAACTCCTCCCAGGGCTCGGCACCGGGCAGGGGCTGTGGCGGATCAAAGAACGCTCCTTCGTCGTGCAACATCAACTCCACCCGGCAGAGCTTGCCGCGTTCGACACGACCGCGCGAATGAAGGGCGAAACCCGCAAGTTCACGATTCCTGAAGGCTAA
- a CDS encoding DUF6112 family protein: MIDIDPNGTGLPGIEQLRIIVGAVMTVGLILSVLALIVSAIVWGFGANSSNPHLASRGKVGVLVSCGAAIICGASVTLINFFWGVGQAV; encoded by the coding sequence GTGATTGATATTGATCCGAACGGTACCGGGCTTCCCGGTATCGAGCAGTTGCGCATCATCGTCGGCGCGGTGATGACCGTCGGCCTGATCCTCTCCGTCCTCGCCCTGATCGTCTCGGCGATCGTGTGGGGCTTCGGCGCGAACTCCTCGAATCCGCATCTTGCGTCGCGCGGGAAGGTCGGGGTGCTCGTGTCCTGTGGGGCGGCGATCATCTGCGGCGCATCTGTGACGCTCATCAACTTCTTCTGGGGCGTCGGCCAAGCCGTCTAA
- a CDS encoding conjugal transfer protein TrbL, translated as MSVCDVPVISAVCDTVGQGAATLIAAPFDWLAQAMGGAAAWLFEAVWAVFDTTTLVDVNDEGYVGVYNILFGVAVFVVLIFFCLQLITGLIHRDPTALTRAATGAAKSILGSFVAIGLTGLLLEITDQLAVGIAQATGNTMESIGDRITLLAAGFAGINIAAPGVGAIVTIFLAGLAISAAAIVWFSLLIRKALLLVAIVFAPIALAGFSWDATKGWFGKWATFVIALILSKLVLVVIFLVAITQVSAPIELDLASISDPIAGVVLMFIAAFAPYMTYKFVSFVGFDMYHSMSAEQEAKSALNRPVPVPSAPKADGAKKVLDGAGDKGGGAAPSGGGTSPASTAAPSAGGGSAASGGSGAAAGAGAGSAGGGAGAAGAGTGAGAAAAGPAAAVVIGAQVAKAAATAGPKLGGAVGGAAEGHAAGAGETVQPAPSPAPNHTPTAPPTSPSVPPAKQTPPPAPKQTTGKD; from the coding sequence GTGAGTGTGTGTGATGTGCCGGTCATCTCGGCCGTGTGCGACACCGTCGGCCAAGGCGCCGCCACGTTGATCGCGGCGCCGTTCGACTGGCTCGCCCAAGCCATGGGAGGCGCCGCCGCCTGGCTCTTCGAGGCTGTGTGGGCGGTGTTCGACACGACCACCCTCGTCGATGTCAACGACGAAGGTTACGTCGGGGTCTACAACATCCTGTTCGGGGTGGCGGTATTCGTGGTGCTGATCTTCTTCTGCCTGCAACTAATCACCGGCCTCATCCACCGCGACCCCACCGCCCTCACCCGAGCCGCTACGGGGGCTGCGAAGAGCATCCTCGGTTCCTTCGTCGCAATCGGCCTCACCGGGCTCCTGTTGGAGATCACGGACCAGCTCGCGGTCGGGATCGCGCAAGCCACCGGGAACACGATGGAATCCATCGGCGACCGCATCACGCTGCTTGCCGCAGGGTTCGCGGGGATCAACATCGCCGCGCCCGGTGTCGGGGCGATCGTCACGATCTTCCTCGCCGGCCTCGCCATTAGCGCGGCTGCGATCGTGTGGTTCTCGCTCCTGATCCGCAAAGCCCTCCTGCTCGTCGCGATCGTGTTCGCTCCCATCGCTCTCGCCGGTTTCTCCTGGGACGCCACCAAGGGATGGTTCGGGAAGTGGGCGACGTTCGTGATCGCCCTGATCCTGTCGAAGCTCGTGCTCGTGGTGATCTTCCTCGTCGCCATCACCCAAGTCTCCGCACCGATCGAACTCGATCTCGCGTCGATCAGTGATCCCATCGCTGGGGTCGTGTTGATGTTCATCGCCGCGTTCGCCCCCTACATGACGTACAAGTTCGTCAGCTTCGTCGGGTTCGATATGTACCACTCGATGAGCGCGGAACAAGAAGCGAAATCCGCTCTCAACCGCCCCGTCCCCGTGCCCTCGGCCCCGAAGGCCGACGGCGCCAAGAAGGTCCTCGACGGCGCCGGCGACAAGGGTGGGGGCGCGGCACCGTCTGGTGGTGGCACGTCACCAGCATCGACAGCGGCGCCCAGTGCTGGTGGTGGATCAGCGGCGAGCGGTGGTTCCGGCGCCGCCGCTGGTGCTGGCGCAGGGAGCGCGGGAGGTGGAGCTGGTGCGGCCGGTGCTGGGACAGGTGCTGGTGCAGCCGCTGCAGGGCCTGCGGCTGCGGTCGTGATCGGCGCGCAAGTCGCCAAAGCCGCCGCAACCGCGGGTCCGAAACTCGGCGGCGCTGTCGGTGGGGCTGCGGAAGGCCACGCGGCCGGTGCGGGTGAAACCGTCCAGCCGGCACCGTCTCCCGCACCGAACCACACGCCCACGGCACCGCCCACGTCGCCGTCTGTGCCACCGGCGAAGCAGACGCCACCACCGGCTCCGAAGCAGACGACCGGAAAGGACTAG
- a CDS encoding SCO6880 family protein encodes MSNQQSTVEFGLRAVQFSRLTRRGILLGLSLPQLIVLAVGVLSIVGALYAGGGILLTWTAPIWLLSAALAWTPVGGRKLIEWVPVTFRWVARTQARQTVFRRRIVKPRPAGTLALPGDAAALREWEDPETWAAMIHDPHNQTLTAIIAVSHPAFVLLDPSEQERRVATWGRVLATTCRSGRIARLQVCERTLPDGGSGLVEWWRNHGTDDGSWTSTVYRELIDRAGPAGERHATTISLALDLRAAARQVRTNGGGIKGAAAVLRQEMTTLVTALRAAELSVGTWLTPSEVAVILRSAYDPAAAALLERHGDIGRSLATAGPVAVTESWDRLRSDSAHHAVLWISEWPRSQVYPGFLAPVLLSSGIQRAFSLICTPIRSDQAARDIRKKKTELISDAAQRSKMGQIEDASQTAEYGDVLQQEADLTAGHGVLRYTGFISVSAPTPDELDTAVAAIEQAAIQASCETRRLVGQQARAFTVAALPLCRTV; translated from the coding sequence ATGTCGAACCAGCAGAGCACGGTGGAGTTTGGGTTGCGGGCGGTGCAGTTCTCCCGCCTCACCCGCCGCGGTATCCTCCTCGGCCTCTCCCTCCCACAACTCATCGTCCTCGCCGTCGGAGTGCTCTCCATCGTCGGTGCCCTCTACGCCGGCGGCGGCATCCTCCTGACCTGGACCGCACCCATCTGGCTCCTCAGCGCAGCCCTCGCGTGGACGCCGGTCGGGGGCAGGAAGCTCATCGAGTGGGTGCCCGTCACCTTCCGGTGGGTCGCACGCACACAGGCACGGCAGACCGTGTTCCGGCGCAGGATCGTGAAACCCCGCCCCGCAGGCACCCTCGCACTCCCGGGCGATGCCGCCGCGCTCCGCGAGTGGGAAGACCCCGAGACGTGGGCGGCGATGATCCACGACCCCCACAATCAGACGCTCACGGCGATCATCGCGGTGTCGCATCCCGCGTTCGTGCTCCTCGACCCAAGCGAACAAGAACGCCGCGTCGCCACCTGGGGGCGCGTGCTCGCCACCACCTGCCGCTCCGGCAGGATCGCCCGCCTCCAAGTCTGCGAACGCACCCTCCCCGACGGAGGCTCCGGCCTCGTCGAGTGGTGGCGCAATCACGGCACCGATGACGGATCGTGGACCTCAACCGTGTACCGGGAACTCATCGACCGTGCAGGTCCCGCCGGGGAACGTCACGCGACAACGATCAGTCTCGCCCTCGACCTGCGCGCCGCAGCCCGGCAAGTGCGCACGAACGGTGGCGGGATAAAGGGTGCAGCGGCAGTGCTCCGGCAAGAGATGACGACGCTCGTGACTGCGCTACGCGCAGCGGAACTCTCCGTCGGCACCTGGCTAACCCCCAGCGAGGTAGCCGTCATCCTCCGCTCCGCCTACGACCCCGCCGCCGCCGCGCTCCTCGAACGTCACGGCGACATCGGCAGATCACTCGCGACAGCGGGGCCGGTCGCGGTGACAGAGTCGTGGGATCGGCTGCGGTCAGACTCCGCACACCACGCGGTGCTGTGGATCAGCGAGTGGCCGAGGTCTCAGGTGTATCCGGGGTTCCTCGCACCCGTACTGCTGTCGTCCGGTATCCAGCGGGCGTTTTCGCTGATCTGTACGCCGATCCGTTCGGATCAAGCGGCGAGGGACATCAGGAAGAAGAAGACCGAGCTGATCTCGGATGCGGCGCAACGCTCCAAGATGGGGCAGATCGAAGACGCCTCCCAAACCGCCGAATACGGCGATGTCCTCCAGCAAGAAGCCGACCTCACCGCAGGCCACGGCGTCCTCCGCTACACCGGCTTCATCAGCGTGTCCGCACCCACCCCGGACGAGCTCGACACGGCGGTCGCGGCGATCGAACAGGCCGCGATCCAAGCCTCCTGCGAGACCCGGCGTCTCGTGGGTCAGCAAGCTCGAGCCTTCACCGTCGCAGCGTTGCCGCTGTGCCGCACCGTCTGA
- a CDS encoding arsenate reductase ArsC: MSTPTVLFVCVHNAGRSQMAAGYLRHLAGDRIEVRSAGSIPADQINPVAVEAMLEEGVDIRGEAPKILTTDAVQDSDVVITMGCGDACPFFPGKRYEDWKLDDPAGQGIDAVRPIRDDIKRRIQELIASLEPASTEAASA; this comes from the coding sequence ATGTCTACTCCCACCGTCCTGTTCGTCTGCGTCCACAACGCCGGCCGTTCCCAGATGGCCGCAGGCTACCTCCGCCACCTCGCGGGCGACCGCATCGAGGTCCGTTCGGCAGGCTCGATCCCCGCGGACCAAATCAATCCCGTCGCCGTCGAGGCGATGCTCGAAGAGGGCGTCGACATCCGCGGCGAGGCACCGAAGATCCTCACCACCGACGCCGTGCAGGACTCCGATGTCGTCATCACGATGGGCTGCGGCGACGCCTGCCCGTTCTTCCCCGGCAAGCGCTACGAGGATTGGAAGCTCGATGACCCCGCGGGCCAGGGCATCGACGCTGTCCGTCCGATCCGCGACGACATCAAACGCCGCATTCAGGAACTCATCGCCTCCCTCGAGCCCGCGAGCACCGAGGCGGCCAGCGCATGA
- a CDS encoding DUF6112 family protein, with product MMVFPDFGGVGAADDLRSIVGALLTFVLIIAVLMLIVSAIVWAIASSTSNAHTATKARTGAWVALGTAALAGAGVAWVNFLLGVGEHL from the coding sequence CTGATGGTGTTCCCCGACTTCGGCGGCGTCGGAGCAGCCGACGACCTCCGCAGCATCGTCGGCGCGCTACTGACGTTCGTGCTCATCATCGCCGTCCTCATGCTGATCGTCTCCGCGATCGTCTGGGCCATCGCCTCATCCACCAGCAACGCCCACACCGCCACCAAAGCCAGAACCGGAGCCTGGGTCGCCCTCGGCACCGCAGCCCTCGCCGGAGCCGGGGTCGCGTGGGTGAACTTCCTCCTCGGCGTCGGTGAGCATCTTTGA
- a CDS encoding arsenate-mycothiol transferase ArsC, which translates to MSASVLFVCKKNGGKSQMAAALMRQHAGDAITVYSAGTAPGDTLSALAEEAIVEVGASMEGEYPKPIDPEILRSVDRVIVLGDEAKVAPVDGMAGTIETWTFEDQAASDVGGGDRTRAIRDQIAERVLRLASELSAAMS; encoded by the coding sequence ATGAGCGCGTCGGTGCTGTTCGTCTGCAAGAAGAACGGCGGCAAATCGCAGATGGCCGCCGCGCTCATGCGGCAGCACGCCGGCGACGCCATCACCGTCTATTCGGCCGGTACTGCGCCGGGCGATACGCTTAGTGCCCTCGCCGAGGAAGCGATCGTCGAGGTCGGTGCGTCGATGGAGGGCGAGTATCCGAAGCCCATCGATCCCGAGATCCTCCGCAGCGTGGATCGGGTCATCGTGCTCGGCGACGAGGCGAAGGTCGCCCCGGTCGACGGCATGGCCGGAACGATCGAGACCTGGACCTTCGAAGACCAGGCTGCATCCGACGTCGGCGGCGGCGACCGCACGCGGGCGATCCGGGATCAGATCGCCGAACGCGTCCTGCGCCTCGCCAGCGAGCTCAGCGCCGCGATGTCGTAA